The genome window GCTGCACTGGCGGCCTCGCCTCGCCGACCGCCGCACTGGCCGCATCGCCTCGCCAGCCCCTGCGCTGCCCGTGTCATTTCGCCGACCGCTGCACTGGCGGCCTCGCCTCGCCGACCGCCGCACTGGCCGCATCGCCTCGCCAGCCCCTGCGCTGCCCGTGTCATTTCGCCGACCGCTGCACTGGCGGCCTCGCCTCGCCGACCGCCGCACTGGCCGCATCGCCTCGCCAGCCCCTGCGCTGCCCGTGTCATTTCGCCGAGCTGCGCTGGCTGCCTCACTGACCCTCGCACCGGCCGCGTTGCTTCGCCGACCCCTGCACTGGCGGCCTCGCCTCGCCGACCGCTGCGCTGGCTGCCTCACCGACCCTCGCGCCAGCCACGTTGCCTCGTTACCCGCTGCACTTCCCGCCTCACTTCGCCTCGCTGCGCCCGCGGTTGCCAGCGCCGTTGTTGAGCCCGAAGGACATGCGATGCGCCAACAGGCCCTGGATGCACACCTCTTCGGGTGATTTCCGCTCCGGAGTTATCCACAGTGGATTGGTTTGTCCACAGGTTCGGAATTTGCCCCTGTGCCGCGACTTCTGGCCGTCCTAGCGTCGGATGCATGTTGCGAGAACGTGCAGATGTGCTGGACATGGACAGTGACACCCTCCCCACGATCGCGCCGCAGGAGCGGTTGCGAGCGCTGCGCCTCCGAGCGCGCCAGGACGATGCCGAGCAGCGAGCTGGTCCCGGATATACCGCCGCAGATGCCAAGCCGACCCACCGCAGAGCACGGCACCGGTTGGCGGAGCGGTGGTTACCGGCTTCCTGGTTGACATCCAATGTGGACCCGGGGCGTTCGGGGCTGCTCGCGATCACGCTGATCGGCCTGGTCGTCGCCTGTGTCATCACCTTCACCGTGTGGGCAGCTCAACCGGAGGCGGAGTCCGTGCCACCGCCACCGTTGGCGGCTCCCGTGCTCGCCGCACCGGCACCGACACCGGAGGCGTTGGTGGTCAGCGTCGTCGGGCTGGTGCCGAGGCCCGGTCTCATCGCCTTGCACACCGGCGACCGCGTCGCCGACGCGTTGGAAGGCGCGGGCGGGGCGCTGCCCGGCGCCGACATCTCCGCGCTGAACCTCGCACGGAAGGTCAGCGACGGAGAGCAGCTCTACGTGGGGGTGCCGCCTCCTCCGGAGCTCGCGACCGGCTCACCCGTCGGTTCCGCCAGGGGCACTTCCGGCAACGGCAACGACAGCAAGATCGATCTGAACACCGCGACCGAGGAGCAACTCGATGAACTACCCGGCGTTGGCGAGGTCACCGCGAAGCGGATCGTCCAGTGGCGCACGGAGAACGGCCGCTTCGCGTCGGTGGAGCAACTGCGGGAAGTCGACGGCATCGGAGACACCCGCTTCTCCCGGCTGCGCGACCTCGTGCGGGTGTGAGCCCGTTGTTCTCGGTGTCGCGGTCGTTGGAAAGGCGTCCGCTCGACCTGCGGCTCGTTCCGAGTGCGCTCTCGGTGTGGGCCGTGACGCTGGCCGGTCTGTACTGGAGCTGGGTGCCGACCGCCTCCGTGGCCTTGTCCGCGCTGTGCTTGGTGTCGCTGATCTGGGTTGTTGGCCGGGGAAGACGCTGGGCCAGTGGCGTGCTCGCTGTCCTGGCCGTCACCGCGATCGCGGCGACGGGAATGTCCTTCCGCATGCACCAGATCGACCGCCACCCCCTGCGGACGGCCGCCGACCATGGGGAACGAGTGACCGTGACCGCTGTCCTCGGGGACTCGCCGACACCTGTGGAGGGGAGTTCCTACGGAGCCCGGCGGGCGCAGGACCGGGCGTTCGTCCCGGCGGAGGTCCAGGAGGCCGAGGTTTCCGGATCTCGCTTTCGCTCCGGTGGGGACGTGGTTCTGCTCGTGCCTACGCAGTCGTGGCGCGGGCTGATCCCGGGCCAGCAGGTGACCGCCACCGGCAGGCTCGCCCCGCCGCGTCCCGGGGACACCACGGTAGCGGTGGTCCGGGTGTACGAGCCTCCCGCGAAGGTGGTCGATGCCCCGGCATGGCAGCGGACGGCCGAAGATCTGCGGGAAGGTCTCCGGCGCGCCTCGGCCTCGGTGCTGACGCCTGCCGCCGCCGGACTGCTTCCGGGTTTGGTCGTGGGGGACACCAGCGGGCTTCCTCCCGAGGTCGAGCAGGACTTCTCCACCGCCGGCCTCTCGCACGTTGTGGCGGTGTCGGGGGCGAACCTCGCGATCGTGTGCGGTGCGGTCCTCCTGCTTCTGCACGCGGTGGGTGCCGGACCGGTCCTGTCGGCGATCGGTGGCGGTGCCGCGCTGGTCGGGTTCGTCGTCCTGGCGGGGCCGGAGCCGAGCGTGCTCCGCGCCGCGGTCATGGGCATGGTCACGCTGCTTGCCCTGGTGCTCGGCCGGGAGCGCTCCGCGCTGCCTGCCCTGGCAGGCAGTGTGATCGCGTTGCTGCTGATCATGCCGCAACTGGCGGGCACGGCGGGCTTCGCGCTCTCGGTCGCTGCCACGGCCGGGCTGGTGCTGCTCGCTCCGGTGTGGGCCGGTGCGCTGCATGCGCGAGGAGTGCCGGTCGGCATCGCCGAGGCGCTGGCGGTGCCGGCTGCCGCACATCTGGTCACCGCGCCCTTGGTCGCTGCGATATCGGGCGAGGTGAGCGCGGTCGCCGTGGTTGCGAACCTGCTGGCAGGCCCCGTGATCGCCCCGGCGACGGTGTTCGGGGTGCTGGCCACCCTGGCGGCCCCGGTGTCGGGTTGGCTCTCCGAAGCCTTCGTCTGGCTGTCCTCGCCGGAGTTGTTGTGGGTGATCGCGGTGGCCGAACACGCGGCGGCCGTGCCAGGAGCGGCGATCGGGTGGCCGAGCGGCGTCGGCGGTGGGCTGCTGCTGGCGGTGGTGGCGCTCGGGCTCCTGATCGCGTTGCGGCACCGCGGGATCCGGCTGACCGCGGTGGCCGTTGTGCTCGCCCTGGGCCTCGTGCTGATCCCGACGCGCGTGCTCTACCCGCAGTGGCCCGCGCACGGCTGGTCCGTGGTCGCGTGCGACGTCGGGCAGGGCGATGGATTGGTGCTCGCCACGGGCAACCCGGGGGAGGCGGTCGTCGTCGACACGGGCCCGGACCTGGCGCTGAGTGCGGAATGCCTGCGGCGGTTGGGGGTCCGACGCGTTCCCCTGCTGGTCCTGACCCACCTGCACGCCGATCATGTGAGCGGTCTTCGCGCAGTTCTCGCGCACAGCGGTGTGGGTGCGGTCGCGATGGGAGCCTTGCGCGAGCCCGCGTGGGCCATGGGCGACATAGCGCGGGACACAAGGGCACGCGGCGTACCGATCATCGAACTGTCAGCGGGGCAGCAGGTGCGTTGGCCGAGCCTCGCGCTGGAGGTCCTCGGACCGAGAGGAGCCTTGGCACGCAGCCGGTCGGCAGACGACGCCAACGACGCGTCGATCGTGTTGATGGCGTCCACACCCGCTGGGCGGGTACTGCTCACCGGCGACATCGAGCTGTCCGGGCAGGCGCAACTGGTGGCCTCTGGGACGGATCTGCGCGCTGACGTGCTCAAGATCCCGCACCACGGTTCCCGTTACACCGCACCGCAGTTCCTGCACGCCGTCCGTCCACGGCTCGCGTTGATCAGCGTCGGCGCGGGCAATACCTACGGACATCCGAGCCCGCTCATCCTCGGCGCACTCGCCCGCGCGGGCACGACCGTCGTACGCACGGATCAGGAAGGAGACATAGCAGTGCTGCCGGGGCCGCACGGTCCCCGCACGCTCGCCCGCGGCGACCCCGTCCGCGCAGAACGCTGACCCACGCCGACGTCATCGGGAGGTGCGATCGTCACAACTGACTCTGGCGGTACTGCCAGACCATCCGAGCATGCGCTCGATCCACGCACCGCACCGGTGCGGCCGGCTCGCGTCGCGCGAGCAGAACCACACCGGTGCGCGTGAATTCGCCTCGCCCCATCCCCGGCGCCGGACGTCGCCAGGCTTGGAGATGGCCACCGAGCTGCGTGGCGCGTCAGAGACCCAGCGCGGTGTTGACCGCCTCGGTGCTCGGGGCCACGGTCGCCTTCGGGCCGACCTTGTCCTGCACCGCGTCGAGGGTCTTGAGGCCGTCGCCGGTGATCAGGAGCACGGTCTCCTGGTCCGGGTCGATCTTGCCCGCCTCGATGAGCTTCTTCGCCGTCGCCACGGTGACGCCACCGGCGGTCTCGGCGAAGATGCCCTCGGTGCGGGCCAGCAGCCTGATGCCCTCGACGACCTCTTCGTCGGTGACGTCCTCGATTGCGCCGTTGGTGCGGCGCACGACGTCGAGCACGTAGGGGCCGTCGGCCGGGGCGCCGATGGCCAGGGAGCGCGCGATGGTGTCCGGGCGGACCGGCTGCACCACGTCGTTGCCCTCCTTGAACGCCGTGGCGACCGGGGAGCAGCCGCTGGCCTGGGCACCGAAGATGCGGACCGGGCTGTCCTCGACGAGGCCGACCTGGGTCAGTTCGCGGAAGCCCTTGTCGACCTTTGTGAGCTGGGAGCCGGAGGCGATCGGGACCACGATCTGCTCCGGGATGCGCCATCCGAGCTGCTCGGCGACCTCGAAGGCCAGCGTCTTGGAACCCTCGGAGTAGTACGGCCGGACGTTGACGTTGACGAACGCCCAGTCCTCGTGCTCGGCGGCGAGCTCGGTCGCCAGCCGGTTGACGTCGTCGTAGTTGCCGTCCACCGCGAGCAGCGAGCCGTCGTAGACCGCGCTCATCAGGATCTTGGCGCGCTCGAGCGTGGACGGGACCAGCACCACCGAGTCCCAGCCGGCACGGGCCGCGGCGGCGGCGACGGCGTTGGCGAGGTTGCCGGTGGAGGGGCAGGCGAGGACCTTGAAGCCGAACTCGCGGGCGGCGGCCAGCGCCACCGCGACCACGCGGTCCTTGAAGGAGTGGGTGGGGTTGCCGGTGTCGTCCTTGATCCAGATCCGCTTGACGCCCAGCGCCTTCGCGAGCCGGTCAGCACGCACCAGCCGGGTACAGCCGGGCTCGGTGTTCGGGTGCTCGTCCACGTTGGTCGGAACGGGGAGCAGCTGCTTGTAGCGCCAGATCGAGCGGGGCCCGGCTTCGATGTCCTCGCGGCGGATGCGCCCGAAGTCGTAGGCGACCTCCAGCGGCGAGAAGTCCTCCAGCGAGACGAACTCCGGAGCCAGCGGCTGCCGGTGGCCCTCTTCCTTGGACACCAGTTCGACGGCGTTGCCGAGGTCGTAGGTCTTGTTCGCGCCGGTCGTCTGGGTGTGGGCGGCAGCGGTCATCGCGAGGTCCTCTCCTCATCTGTCCCGCGGACGGGTCGGAATTGGCACCTTTTTCGCCGGCGGCCTCGCGGAACTCGCGATACGCCGAGATGGTTGCCGGGGCTTCGCCGGGCCGTTCCCTCTGCCCCTCTGGATGAGCTATTCGGTTGTGGCGGCAACGCTACGGGACGCCCTCATCATCTGGCCAGCGCGGTCCAGCATCCGAGACCGTCACGGCCCCGTGCGACGATTTCCGCATGAGCTCACCAGCCGTCGTCCCCGACCCGCTGCACCTGATCCTCGGGGAGGAAGAACTGCTGGTCGAACGCGCGCTGTGGGCCGCGGTGGGTGCGGCGCGAGCCGCTGATCCGGAAGCCGAACTGCGCCGGGTGAAGGTGAGTGAGCTCACCCCTCCGGAGCTCGACGAGATGGTCAGCCCGTCGCTGTTCGCCGAGGGGCGCGTGGTGGCTCTGGAGGCCGCGCAGGACGCGGGCAAGGAGATCGCCGAGGCGGTGCTGTCGTACGCGCGCCAGCCTGCCGAAGGCGTGATCCTCGTCGTCGTGCACAGCGGCGGAGGGCGGGGCAAGAACGCCAAGGAGCTCCCCAACGCGTTGCGCAAGCTCGGTGCGCGGGTCACCGAGTGCAACAAGATCACCAAGCCCGCCGAGCGCGAGGCATTCGTGCGCGAGGAGGTCCGTCGGGCAGGCGGCAAGATCGACGCCTCGGGCGTGAGCGCGCTGATCGAGACCGTTGGCTCCGACCTCCGCGAGCTTTCCTCCGCGGCCTCGCAGCTCGTGGCCGACACGGGCGGCAAGGTCGACGACGCCGCCGTGCGGCGCTACCACCGCGGCCGCGCGGAGGTGACCGGCTTCGTCGTCGCGGAGAAGGCCGTCACCGGCGACCGGACCGGCGCGCTGGAGTCGCTGCGCTGGGCGCTGCAGTTGGGGGTCCCGCACGTGCTCATAGCCGACGCGCTCGCCGACGCCGTGCGGACCATCGGCCGCGTCGCGGCCGCTGGCCGCAGCGACCCCTTCCGGCTCGCCGGTGAACTGGGCATGCCGGCGTGGAAGGTCAAGAAGGCGCTCGCGCAGTCCCGGGGCTGGAGCGGCGCCACCATCGCCGATGCCCTCCAGGTGGCCGCGGCGCTGAACGCGGAGGTCAAGGGCATGGCGGCCGACGCCGACTACGCCCTCGAACGTGCGGTGCTCCGCGTGGTCGACCTGCGCGCCGCCCGCGCCGACCGCTGAGCCGGGTTTGAGGCGGCGGGTCGGTGGTCGGCTGAGACAGGTCCGCGTGCCGGTGCGCCGGGTCTACGGCCGCTGAGCCAGGTCCGACGCCTGGACGACCACCACTCGGACCGGCCACAGGCGGGCGGGATCGGGCTCAGGGCCTGGACCGCGAAAAAGGGCCTCCCCGCCCGTGTGGGAGGAGAGGCCCCTCGAGTCTGAGAAGGCTCAGAGCTGGTTGGCGCGCTTGGCCATGGCCGACTTCTTGTTGGCGGCCTGGTTGATGTGGATCACGCCCTTGCTCACGGCCTTGTCCAGAGCGCGGCCCGCCGTGGCCTGCAGCTCGACGGCCTTGGCCTTGTCACCGGCGTCAGCGGCCTCGCGGAACTTGCGGATCGCGGTCTTCAGCGAGGACTTGACGGCCTTGTTGCGCAGCCGGTTCGCCTCGTTGGTCTTGATCCGCTTCATCTGGGACTTGATGTTGGCCACTGTTGCGCCTCTTCCTAGTCTGCTTGGGGTTCGTGCCGCGCTTCTCGTGGCGCTGCCTGAGCAGCCTTCCTCCAGGGCGGAATGCCGCACGGCACGGTCGTCCATGTTAACAACGGCTGACCTGGCAGCCGGATCGGCCCACGCATGGGGAAGCGGAAGGGGCGCAGGTGGGGAGGCGCGGCTCGGGACGACGCGGGGCCCCATCGTCGGGGGCAACATCGACACGCGGGATCACACGGCGCGCGCGGGGTGCGAGCGGCGTGGGGTGCGAGCGCTGTCACATTCGGTGCTGGTCCGGCGTCGGCGCACCGTACCCGGCCATAGGCTCGAACTCGTGTTCACTGCGTTGGATTGGCCCGGTTTCGCTGACCTTTCCCTCGCGGGACTGCTCTTCCTCTGCGCGGCCGCCTTCCTGGCGGGTGCGGTCGACGCGATCGTCGGCGGCGGTGGGCTGATCCAGCTCCCCGCGATGCTGCTGCTGGTCCCCGGCGGCGAGGTGATCTACTCGCTCGCCACCAGCAAGATCGCCGCGGTCGCCGGCACCACCGCGGCCGCGCACACGTACGCGCGCAAGACGCCGATCGACTGGCGCAGTGCCCTTCCCATGGCGCTGGTGGCACTCCTCGGGTCGCTGGGCGGCGCGATGTTCGCCGACGCGCTCCCGTCGTCGGTGCTGAACATCGTGGTGCTGGTCGCCCTGGTGCTCGTCGGCATCTACACCTGGCGCAAGCCGGATCTGGGTACCGCGCACGCGCCGCGGTTCCAGGCGCGCACGCAGGTCCTGGTGATGATCGCCGGCGGCGCGGTGATCGGCTTCTGGGACGGCATCGCGGGCCCCGGCACCGGATCCTTCCTCGTCTTCCTGCTGGTCGGCCTGGTCGGTTTCGCCTTCGTCGCCGCCTCGGCCACGTCGAAGATCGTCAACGTCGCAACGAACGTCGGCGCGCTGGTGTTCTTCATCCCGGCGGGCAAGGTGCTCTGGGGGCTCGGGGTGCTGATGGCGGTCAGCAACATCACCGGCAGCGTGCTCGGCGCTCTCGTGGCCTCGCGGCGCGGGTCGGCATTCGTGCGCCGGGTGTTCCTCACCGTGGTCGTTGGCCTGGTGGCGAGCCTCGGCTGGAAGCTCGCGCTGGGCGGCTGACGGGCCGACCGGCGTCGGGTGGCGGCTCGCGCTGAGGCGGCCCTGGCCGGGGCGGAGGCAGCCGGTGGCGTCCCCGTGAGGTGCGTCGGACTGCCAGCGGCGGAGGGCGGCGGGGAGCGGACGCGGTGGCTAGTGGCGGAGGCGGCGGCCAGTGGTCGCCGTGAGGTGCGTCGAGCCGCCGGTGGCGGAGGCGGCTGCCGGTAGCGGACGCGGTGGCCAGCGGCAGACCTGGCGGCCAGTGGCCTGCCGTGAGGTGTGCCGGACTGCCGGCAGTGGGGCGGCGGCCGCTGGCGCTGCCGTGAGGTGCGCCGGGCTGCCGACGGCGGGGCCGCACCGGGGCAGTGCCGGTGCAGGACATCGGGTCAGTGCAGGACATCGAGCCGCAATTGGGCTCGCTCACCGTCGGTGAGCGCCCGTTCGGCGGTACCGCCGAACGGCCTCGCCGGGTCGCCGGGACGACGACACGCCGAAGGTCCGGCCGCGGGAATACGCGCGCGCGAGGTGTGGTTGTATAGGTCGGCCGTTTTTTGTGTTCGTGTTAGACACGCTCGCGAAAGTTGCGGGCGCGAATCTGTCCTCCTGCAAGCTGGAGAAGTTCGCCGTCTGGAATAGGCCCCGTCGGTCGCAGGGTGCGGCTGGCGGTACCCGGCATCTGTTAGGAGACAGACATGGCGCA of Saccharopolyspora erythraea contains these proteins:
- a CDS encoding ComEA family DNA-binding protein gives rise to the protein MLRERADVLDMDSDTLPTIAPQERLRALRLRARQDDAEQRAGPGYTAADAKPTHRRARHRLAERWLPASWLTSNVDPGRSGLLAITLIGLVVACVITFTVWAAQPEAESVPPPPLAAPVLAAPAPTPEALVVSVVGLVPRPGLIALHTGDRVADALEGAGGALPGADISALNLARKVSDGEQLYVGVPPPPELATGSPVGSARGTSGNGNDSKIDLNTATEEQLDELPGVGEVTAKRIVQWRTENGRFASVEQLREVDGIGDTRFSRLRDLVRV
- a CDS encoding ComEC/Rec2 family competence protein, which produces MSPLFSVSRSLERRPLDLRLVPSALSVWAVTLAGLYWSWVPTASVALSALCLVSLIWVVGRGRRWASGVLAVLAVTAIAATGMSFRMHQIDRHPLRTAADHGERVTVTAVLGDSPTPVEGSSYGARRAQDRAFVPAEVQEAEVSGSRFRSGGDVVLLVPTQSWRGLIPGQQVTATGRLAPPRPGDTTVAVVRVYEPPAKVVDAPAWQRTAEDLREGLRRASASVLTPAAAGLLPGLVVGDTSGLPPEVEQDFSTAGLSHVVAVSGANLAIVCGAVLLLLHAVGAGPVLSAIGGGAALVGFVVLAGPEPSVLRAAVMGMVTLLALVLGRERSALPALAGSVIALLLIMPQLAGTAGFALSVAATAGLVLLAPVWAGALHARGVPVGIAEALAVPAAAHLVTAPLVAAISGEVSAVAVVANLLAGPVIAPATVFGVLATLAAPVSGWLSEAFVWLSSPELLWVIAVAEHAAAVPGAAIGWPSGVGGGLLLAVVALGLLIALRHRGIRLTAVAVVLALGLVLIPTRVLYPQWPAHGWSVVACDVGQGDGLVLATGNPGEAVVVDTGPDLALSAECLRRLGVRRVPLLVLTHLHADHVSGLRAVLAHSGVGAVAMGALREPAWAMGDIARDTRARGVPIIELSAGQQVRWPSLALEVLGPRGALARSRSADDANDASIVLMASTPAGRVLLTGDIELSGQAQLVASGTDLRADVLKIPHHGSRYTAPQFLHAVRPRLALISVGAGNTYGHPSPLILGALARAGTTVVRTDQEGDIAVLPGPHGPRTLARGDPVRAER
- the thrC gene encoding threonine synthase, producing MTAAAHTQTTGANKTYDLGNAVELVSKEEGHRQPLAPEFVSLEDFSPLEVAYDFGRIRREDIEAGPRSIWRYKQLLPVPTNVDEHPNTEPGCTRLVRADRLAKALGVKRIWIKDDTGNPTHSFKDRVVAVALAAAREFGFKVLACPSTGNLANAVAAAAARAGWDSVVLVPSTLERAKILMSAVYDGSLLAVDGNYDDVNRLATELAAEHEDWAFVNVNVRPYYSEGSKTLAFEVAEQLGWRIPEQIVVPIASGSQLTKVDKGFRELTQVGLVEDSPVRIFGAQASGCSPVATAFKEGNDVVQPVRPDTIARSLAIGAPADGPYVLDVVRRTNGAIEDVTDEEVVEGIRLLARTEGIFAETAGGVTVATAKKLIEAGKIDPDQETVLLITGDGLKTLDAVQDKVGPKATVAPSTEAVNTALGL
- the holA gene encoding DNA polymerase III subunit delta; the protein is MSSPAVVPDPLHLILGEEELLVERALWAAVGAARAADPEAELRRVKVSELTPPELDEMVSPSLFAEGRVVALEAAQDAGKEIAEAVLSYARQPAEGVILVVVHSGGGRGKNAKELPNALRKLGARVTECNKITKPAEREAFVREEVRRAGGKIDASGVSALIETVGSDLRELSSAASQLVADTGGKVDDAAVRRYHRGRAEVTGFVVAEKAVTGDRTGALESLRWALQLGVPHVLIADALADAVRTIGRVAAAGRSDPFRLAGELGMPAWKVKKALAQSRGWSGATIADALQVAAALNAEVKGMAADADYALERAVLRVVDLRAARADR
- the rpsT gene encoding 30S ribosomal protein S20; the encoded protein is MANIKSQMKRIKTNEANRLRNKAVKSSLKTAIRKFREAADAGDKAKAVELQATAGRALDKAVSKGVIHINQAANKKSAMAKRANQL
- a CDS encoding sulfite exporter TauE/SafE family protein, with the protein product MFTALDWPGFADLSLAGLLFLCAAAFLAGAVDAIVGGGGLIQLPAMLLLVPGGEVIYSLATSKIAAVAGTTAAAHTYARKTPIDWRSALPMALVALLGSLGGAMFADALPSSVLNIVVLVALVLVGIYTWRKPDLGTAHAPRFQARTQVLVMIAGGAVIGFWDGIAGPGTGSFLVFLLVGLVGFAFVAASATSKIVNVATNVGALVFFIPAGKVLWGLGVLMAVSNITGSVLGALVASRRGSAFVRRVFLTVVVGLVASLGWKLALGG